A region of Anticarsia gemmatalis isolate Benzon Research Colony breed Stoneville strain chromosome 18, ilAntGemm2 primary, whole genome shotgun sequence DNA encodes the following proteins:
- the LOC142980639 gene encoding alpha-(1,3)-fucosyltransferase C-like isoform X1: protein MWNSSGKNNTYESVSQTKVQNGQTCLRPVCKQMRNIKYIFVFSCTLFVCSLLWVQLVAKDTQYTFVYGAETEAQDPKWEENHLKYILLWPESDYAPLSFFQEGQKSFIDKNCSVTNCYVAVDRYFFGKSFNKFDAIAFNGRTININDLPRVRSIHQKYIYFNMESSDNYPLCQAEYDGFFNWTSTYRLDSDIPIPYLLVRDKMGAFVAPKRDVHWINDTSKIDDEFVPEIGNKTKAAAWFVSNCNSRSKRHEFVKALQEALKPYGLTVDVYGNCGPFKCPRKQYAECDLKLKKEYFFYMSLENSFAEDYVTEKLLTALKNDLVPIVYGGANYSRFLPDGSYIDGRKMSPKELAALMSRLIKSPEEYKQFFKWKQHYTYHNPMRDEDVCGLCEALNDVSKMEITTVYEKFRSWWNPDYKSRC, encoded by the exons ATGTG gaaTTCAAGTGGAAAAAATAACACTTACGAAAGTGTTTCACAAACAAAAGTGCAGAATGGACAGACATGCTTGCGACCGGTTTGCAAGCAAATGCGaaatatcaaatacatatttgtatttagcTGTACATTATTTGTATGCTCACTTCTCTGGGTGCAACTAGTCGCTAAAGACACACAGTATACATTTGTGTATGGAGCTGAAACTGAAGCCCAAGACCCTAAGTGGGAAGAAAATCATctcaagtatattttattatggcCTGAATCAGACTACGCGCCTTTAAGTTTCTTCCAAGAAGGTCAAAAGTCATTCATCGACAAGAACTGTTCTGTGACCAACTGCTATGTGGCTGTAGACAGATATTTCTTCGGTAAAAGCTTTAATAAATTCGATGCCATTGCATTTAACGGAAGAACCATCAACATAAACGACCTTCCAAGAGTACGATCAATTCATCAGAAATACATCTACTTTAATATGGAATCATCTGATAACTATCCACTCTGTCAGGCGGAATACGACGGGTTCTTTAACTGGACTTCCACGTACAGATTAGATTCGGATATTCCGATTCCTTATTTACTTGTAAGAGACAAGATGGGTGCATTTGTCGCTCCAAAACGTGACGTCCACTGGATAAACGATACTTCCAAAATTGATGATGAGTTTGTACCTGAAAtaggaaataaaacaaaagctgCTGCTTGGTTTGTATCAAACTGCAATTCAAGAAGTAAAAGGCATGAGTTTGTGAAAGCGTTACAAGAAGCTTTAAAACCATACGGGTTGACCGTAGATGTGTATGGAAATTGTGGTCCGTTTAAATGTCCGAGAAAACAGTATGCAGAATGTGACCTCAAGCTGAAGAAGGAATACTTTTTTTACATGTCTTTAGAGAATTCATTTGCTGAGGATTATGTTACAGAGAAGTTACTAACTGCTTTGAAGAATGATCTCGTTCCCATCGTTTATGGAGGAGCTAACTATTCCAG GTTTCTCCCTGATGGCTCTTACATTGATGGTAGAAAAATGAGTCCTAAGGAACTAGCTGCCTTAATGAGTAGGCTCATAAAATCTCCTGAAGAatacaaacagttttttaaatggAAACAACATTATACATACCACAATCCGATGAGAGACGAAGATGTTTGTGGTCTTTGTGAGGCATTGAACGACGTGTCCAAAATGGAGATAACAACGGTTTATGAAAAATTTAGATCTTGGTGGAACCCTGATTATAAAAGTAGATGTTGA
- the LOC142980639 gene encoding alpha-(1,3)-fucosyltransferase C-like isoform X2, with translation MRNSSGKNNTYESVSQTKVQNGQTCLRPVCKQMRNIKYIFVFSCTLFVCSLLWVQLVAKDTQYTFVYGAETEAQDPKWEENHLKYILLWPESDYAPLSFFQEGQKSFIDKNCSVTNCYVAVDRYFFGKSFNKFDAIAFNGRTININDLPRVRSIHQKYIYFNMESSDNYPLCQAEYDGFFNWTSTYRLDSDIPIPYLLVRDKMGAFVAPKRDVHWINDTSKIDDEFVPEIGNKTKAAAWFVSNCNSRSKRHEFVKALQEALKPYGLTVDVYGNCGPFKCPRKQYAECDLKLKKEYFFYMSLENSFAEDYVTEKLLTALKNDLVPIVYGGANYSRFLPDGSYIDGRKMSPKELAALMSRLIKSPEEYKQFFKWKQHYTYHNPMRDEDVCGLCEALNDVSKMEITTVYEKFRSWWNPDYKSRC, from the exons ATGAG gaaTTCAAGTGGAAAAAATAACACTTACGAAAGTGTTTCACAAACAAAAGTGCAGAATGGACAGACATGCTTGCGACCGGTTTGCAAGCAAATGCGaaatatcaaatacatatttgtatttagcTGTACATTATTTGTATGCTCACTTCTCTGGGTGCAACTAGTCGCTAAAGACACACAGTATACATTTGTGTATGGAGCTGAAACTGAAGCCCAAGACCCTAAGTGGGAAGAAAATCATctcaagtatattttattatggcCTGAATCAGACTACGCGCCTTTAAGTTTCTTCCAAGAAGGTCAAAAGTCATTCATCGACAAGAACTGTTCTGTGACCAACTGCTATGTGGCTGTAGACAGATATTTCTTCGGTAAAAGCTTTAATAAATTCGATGCCATTGCATTTAACGGAAGAACCATCAACATAAACGACCTTCCAAGAGTACGATCAATTCATCAGAAATACATCTACTTTAATATGGAATCATCTGATAACTATCCACTCTGTCAGGCGGAATACGACGGGTTCTTTAACTGGACTTCCACGTACAGATTAGATTCGGATATTCCGATTCCTTATTTACTTGTAAGAGACAAGATGGGTGCATTTGTCGCTCCAAAACGTGACGTCCACTGGATAAACGATACTTCCAAAATTGATGATGAGTTTGTACCTGAAAtaggaaataaaacaaaagctgCTGCTTGGTTTGTATCAAACTGCAATTCAAGAAGTAAAAGGCATGAGTTTGTGAAAGCGTTACAAGAAGCTTTAAAACCATACGGGTTGACCGTAGATGTGTATGGAAATTGTGGTCCGTTTAAATGTCCGAGAAAACAGTATGCAGAATGTGACCTCAAGCTGAAGAAGGAATACTTTTTTTACATGTCTTTAGAGAATTCATTTGCTGAGGATTATGTTACAGAGAAGTTACTAACTGCTTTGAAGAATGATCTCGTTCCCATCGTTTATGGAGGAGCTAACTATTCCAG GTTTCTCCCTGATGGCTCTTACATTGATGGTAGAAAAATGAGTCCTAAGGAACTAGCTGCCTTAATGAGTAGGCTCATAAAATCTCCTGAAGAatacaaacagttttttaaatggAAACAACATTATACATACCACAATCCGATGAGAGACGAAGATGTTTGTGGTCTTTGTGAGGCATTGAACGACGTGTCCAAAATGGAGATAACAACGGTTTATGAAAAATTTAGATCTTGGTGGAACCCTGATTATAAAAGTAGATGTTGA
- the LOC142980639 gene encoding alpha-(1,3)-fucosyltransferase C-like isoform X3 — protein MRNIKYIFVFSCTLFVCSLLWVQLVAKDTQYTFVYGAETEAQDPKWEENHLKYILLWPESDYAPLSFFQEGQKSFIDKNCSVTNCYVAVDRYFFGKSFNKFDAIAFNGRTININDLPRVRSIHQKYIYFNMESSDNYPLCQAEYDGFFNWTSTYRLDSDIPIPYLLVRDKMGAFVAPKRDVHWINDTSKIDDEFVPEIGNKTKAAAWFVSNCNSRSKRHEFVKALQEALKPYGLTVDVYGNCGPFKCPRKQYAECDLKLKKEYFFYMSLENSFAEDYVTEKLLTALKNDLVPIVYGGANYSRFLPDGSYIDGRKMSPKELAALMSRLIKSPEEYKQFFKWKQHYTYHNPMRDEDVCGLCEALNDVSKMEITTVYEKFRSWWNPDYKSRC, from the exons ATGCGaaatatcaaatacatatttgtatttagcTGTACATTATTTGTATGCTCACTTCTCTGGGTGCAACTAGTCGCTAAAGACACACAGTATACATTTGTGTATGGAGCTGAAACTGAAGCCCAAGACCCTAAGTGGGAAGAAAATCATctcaagtatattttattatggcCTGAATCAGACTACGCGCCTTTAAGTTTCTTCCAAGAAGGTCAAAAGTCATTCATCGACAAGAACTGTTCTGTGACCAACTGCTATGTGGCTGTAGACAGATATTTCTTCGGTAAAAGCTTTAATAAATTCGATGCCATTGCATTTAACGGAAGAACCATCAACATAAACGACCTTCCAAGAGTACGATCAATTCATCAGAAATACATCTACTTTAATATGGAATCATCTGATAACTATCCACTCTGTCAGGCGGAATACGACGGGTTCTTTAACTGGACTTCCACGTACAGATTAGATTCGGATATTCCGATTCCTTATTTACTTGTAAGAGACAAGATGGGTGCATTTGTCGCTCCAAAACGTGACGTCCACTGGATAAACGATACTTCCAAAATTGATGATGAGTTTGTACCTGAAAtaggaaataaaacaaaagctgCTGCTTGGTTTGTATCAAACTGCAATTCAAGAAGTAAAAGGCATGAGTTTGTGAAAGCGTTACAAGAAGCTTTAAAACCATACGGGTTGACCGTAGATGTGTATGGAAATTGTGGTCCGTTTAAATGTCCGAGAAAACAGTATGCAGAATGTGACCTCAAGCTGAAGAAGGAATACTTTTTTTACATGTCTTTAGAGAATTCATTTGCTGAGGATTATGTTACAGAGAAGTTACTAACTGCTTTGAAGAATGATCTCGTTCCCATCGTTTATGGAGGAGCTAACTATTCCAG GTTTCTCCCTGATGGCTCTTACATTGATGGTAGAAAAATGAGTCCTAAGGAACTAGCTGCCTTAATGAGTAGGCTCATAAAATCTCCTGAAGAatacaaacagttttttaaatggAAACAACATTATACATACCACAATCCGATGAGAGACGAAGATGTTTGTGGTCTTTGTGAGGCATTGAACGACGTGTCCAAAATGGAGATAACAACGGTTTATGAAAAATTTAGATCTTGGTGGAACCCTGATTATAAAAGTAGATGTTGA